From a single Nicotiana tomentosiformis chromosome 2, ASM39032v3, whole genome shotgun sequence genomic region:
- the LOC138906245 gene encoding uncharacterized protein, with the protein MKSLSINVPLVEALEQMPGYAKFTKDLVAKKWSMNFEIIKVTHQVIAIVHSMAPKLEDPGASTIPCIIKSVEFAKSLCYLGESINLMPYSVFKTLGIGQPRPTFMRLQMADRTMKRPLGVIEDVLVHVDKHILPANFVILDCEVDYEVPIILEIPFLATGRFHIGGGTKEEEGYWVDLGGYSGDKPRVLHA; encoded by the exons atgaagagtctttcaatcaatgtgccattagttgaagctttggaacaaatgcccggttatgcaaagtttacgAAGGATCTTGTGGCAAAGaagtggtcaatgaattttgagatcatcaaagtcactcatcaagtgattgcaattgtgcattcaatggctcctaaattggaggatcccggtgcttccACGATTCCTTGTATAATTAAAAGTGTCGAGTTTGCTAAATCTCTTTGTTatcttggggaaagtatcaatttgatgccctattcagttttcaaaactttgggaattgggcaaccaagacccacctttatgagattgcaaatggctgatcgtaccatgaagaggcctttgggtgtgattgaagatgttttggttcATGTTGATAAACATATTCTCCCGGcaaattttgtcattctagattgtgaggttgattatgaagtgccaattattcttgagatacctttccttgctacgg gtagattccacattggcggtggtacaaaagaggaagaaggctattgggtggaccttggcggatattcgggggataagccccgcgttttgcatgcataa
- the LOC104086426 gene encoding uncharacterized protein — MGQKGVQKPLQKLFSRVRKQSNKVKTFLGVFTVLTLLVTLKLLIHEHNHFFVLAEFAHFVGILVLIYKLSTLKTCSGLSLKTQQLTAIFLFVRLYCSLQVEGDIHTLLDLVTLVATFWLIYMMKYKLKSSYMADLDNMKKYVVIVPCLVIAFFIHPRTNNLIISILWAFATYIEGVSVLPQLRLMQNVKIIEPFTAHYVFALGVSRFFSCAHWIIKVYDTAGSYLSLTGGGFLWIPMIILAEVVQTFVLADFCYYYVKSVIQGQMMVRLPA, encoded by the exons ATGGGTCAGAAGGGAGTCCAAAAGCCATTGCAGAAGCTTTTTTCAAGGGTACGAAAGCAGTCCAACAAAGTGAAGACATTCTTGGGCGTATTCACAGTGCTAACACTTTTGGTCACTCTCAAACTCCTTATACATGAACACAACCACTTCTTTGTTTTGGCTGAATTTGCTCATTTTGTTGGTATCTTGGTTTTGATTTACAAGTTGTCCACACTCAAGACTTGCTCTG GCCTTTCATTGAAGACTCAACAGCTTACAGCAATATTTTTATTTGTAAGATTATATTGTAGCCTTCAAGTTGAAGGAGATATTCATACTTTGCTAGACCTTGTCACTCTTGTGGCAACATTCTGGCTTATTTATATGATGAAGTACAAGTTGAAGTCATCCTACATGGCAGATTTGGATAATATGAAGAAATATGTTGTG ATAGTACCTTGTCTCGTAATAGCCTTCTTTATCCATCCGCGGACAAATAATCTTATTATCAGTATACTTTGGGCTTTTGCTACATATATAGAAGGTGTCTCGGTGCTGCCTCAACTTCGCTTGATGCAGAACGTCAAG ATTATTGAGCCATTCACAGCTCATTATGTGTTTGCGTTGGGCGTTTCAAGATTCTTCAGTTGTGCTCATTGGATCATTAAG GTGTATGATACAGCTGGTTCATATTTGTCTTTGACTGGAGGGGGTTTCTTGTGGATACCAATGATCATTTTAGCCGAAGTCGTTCAAACATTCGTTTTGGCcgatttctgttattattatgtGAAGAG TGTCATACAAGGTCAAATGATGGTTCGCCTGCCAGCATAG